The Theobroma cacao cultivar B97-61/B2 chromosome 2, Criollo_cocoa_genome_V2, whole genome shotgun sequence genome includes the window ATGTTCAATGGGAGAGCTTGTGTtgtggcttttgcttcaccaCAGACATTGAAGCAGATGGGAGCTTCCTATATGAACAAAAACCAGGGCCAGTCTCAAGCACAGCCTCAAGGCAGGAGGCCAAATGAAGGTTTGGGGAGAGGGGGTAATCTGAATTACCAAAGTGGAGATGCAGGGAGGAACTACGGAAGGGGTGGCTGGGGACGGGGTGGTCAAGGAGGAGTCAACCGAGCTGGGGGTGGAGGACTAATGAGAGGAAGGGGAGGTGTAGGTGTAAAGAACATGGTTGGGATCTCGGCTGGAGTTGGAAATGGTGCTAATGGTGCAGGGGCCTATGGACAAGGACCGGGTCCTGCATTTGGTGGTCCTGCTGGTGGCATGATGCATCCACAGGGCATGATGGGAGCTGGGTTTGACCCAACATATATGGTTCGAGGAGGTGGTTATGGAGGTTTTCCAGGACCTGGTTTTCCTGGCATGCTTCCTTCATTTCCAGCTGTTAATACAATGGGACTTGCTGGTGTAGCTCCGCATGTCAATCCTGCTTTCTTTGGCCGTGGAATGGCACCTAATGGGATGGGAATGATGGGTGCATCTGGAATGGATGGACCTCATGCGGGAATGTGGACTGACGCAAGCATGGGTGGGTGGGGAGGAGATGAGCATGGTCGCAGGACTAGAGAGTCTAGTTATGGCGGTGAAGATGGTGCTTCAGAGTATGGGTATGGAGATGCAAATCATGAAAAAGGAAGGTCGAGTGGTGCCTCTCGGGAAAAAGAGCGGGTTTCTGAGCGTGAGTGGTCAGGCAACTCTGATAGGAGGCATCGTGATGAGAAGGAACGGGACTGGGACAGGTCTGAGAGGGAGCATAGGGAACACCGCTATAGGGAAGAAAAAGACAGCTACAGAGAGCATCGACATCGAGAACGTGACTTGGATTATGATGATGACTGGGATAGGGGACAATCTTCTTCAAGATCTCGGAGAAGGTCCCATGCAATGCCAGAAGAAGAGCACAGGTCTCGATCAAGGGATGTGGACTATGGGAAGAAGAGACGCCTGCCATCAGAATGACAAAATATGCTGTGCATCCTTCTTTACCATTTCTTATGAGACctttaattaagttttcaCTCTCAGTTTCTCTCCCCTTGGTTGCTAAATATATTTTAGCATCCGCTGTGATGATCGCTGGTCCATATGCAGAGTGTGGCTTCTTAAGGGATGAAGTAAGTGCTACTTCTGTGGGTGGAAGGGAAGAATAGACTCCCCTTTCCTTTCTTACTGCATGCCAAAGAACAAATATTAGATGCAACACTTACTATTCCTGTGTTGGAAAACATAGTATCATATTCAAT containing:
- the LOC18609632 gene encoding cleavage and polyadenylation specificity factor subunit 6, with amino-acid sequence MDAMAEEQIDFGDEEYGGGQKMQYQGSGAIPALADEEMMGEDDEYDDLYNDVNVGEGFLQLQRSEAPLQPGGLGSTGLKAQRNEAPEPRVEAGGSQGLNIPGVSVQGKHPNVSARYPEKEEQPAVNRPEMVSGSYPSGSSISQKGSVTEGTHDKQVKNLGFQGLTSASNKVGIDPSGVPQKIANDPAQSLNSGTGGPQGPPHVPPNQMGTNVNHPVMNENQVQPAIENGPTMLFVGELHWWTTDAELESVLSQYGRLKEIKFFDEKASGKSKGYCQVEFYDPSSAAVCKEGMNGYMFNGRACVVAFASPQTLKQMGASYMNKNQGQSQAQPQGRRPNEGLGRGGNLNYQSGDAGRNYGRGGWGRGGQGGVNRAGGGGLMRGRGGVGVKNMVGISAGVGNGANGAGAYGQGPGPAFGGPAGGMMHPQGMMGAGFDPTYMVRGGGYGGFPGPGFPGMLPSFPAVNTMGLAGVAPHVNPAFFGRGMAPNGMGMMGASGMDGPHAGMWTDASMGGWGGDEHGRRTRESSYGGEDGASEYGYGDANHEKGRSSGASREKERVSEREWSGNSDRRHRDEKERDWDRSEREHREHRYREEKDSYREHRHRERDLDYDDDWDRGQSSSRSRRRSHAMPEEEHRSRSRDVDYGKKRRLPSE